Proteins found in one Caloramator mitchellensis genomic segment:
- a CDS encoding glycosyltransferase — MLIAFLNPQGNFDNNDSHWTEHPDFGGQLVYVKEVALALGEMGVKVDIITRRIIDEDWPEFSKDVEIYHGNENVRVVRIPFGGDKFLPKEKLWPYLENEFVDGIIDFYKKEGKKCDALTGHYGDGGLTAAVLSEKWGIPFTFTAHSLGAQKMDKLGVNKDNIEEFDKRYNFTKRIEAERIAMNKSLVNIVSTEQERFSQYSHPYYKGAVDVNDDNRFKVIPPGVNTDVFTYKEQYFDSETKEYINNYLIRDLNEDRINLPCIVLSSRFDRKKNHKGAVLAFAKDKALQQKSNLVIVLRGVENPFENYSSLNKEEKEIMDEIMEIIKEYNLYGKVSMFPINGQKQLASAYRCFSQKGSVFCLTALYEPFGLAPIEAMYAGLPAVVTKNGGTLETVDNGKYGVVVDPENPVDIAKGLHTAIDNFAMYRGLGIKRVEEKYTWRATAKGYLEIISSACNFVYGQKHTLV, encoded by the coding sequence ATGTTAATAGCTTTTTTGAATCCACAGGGCAATTTTGATAATAACGATAGCCATTGGACGGAGCATCCGGATTTTGGAGGACAGCTTGTTTATGTAAAGGAAGTTGCGCTTGCGCTTGGAGAAATGGGAGTCAAGGTAGATATAATTACAAGAAGGATAATTGACGAGGACTGGCCAGAGTTTTCAAAGGATGTAGAAATTTATCATGGAAATGAGAACGTAAGGGTTGTAAGGATTCCTTTTGGTGGTGATAAATTTTTGCCAAAGGAAAAATTGTGGCCTTATCTTGAAAATGAATTTGTAGACGGGATAATAGATTTTTATAAAAAAGAAGGTAAAAAATGCGATGCACTAACAGGACACTATGGAGACGGAGGGCTTACAGCAGCAGTTCTTTCAGAAAAATGGGGAATTCCATTTACATTTACAGCACATTCGCTGGGGGCACAAAAGATGGACAAATTAGGCGTAAACAAGGATAATATCGAAGAGTTTGATAAAAGATATAATTTTACAAAAAGAATTGAGGCCGAGAGGATTGCTATGAATAAATCTTTAGTGAACATCGTTTCTACAGAACAGGAAAGATTTAGCCAGTATAGTCATCCTTATTATAAAGGTGCTGTAGATGTAAACGATGATAATAGATTCAAAGTAATTCCTCCGGGAGTAAATACCGATGTATTCACATATAAAGAACAATATTTTGATAGTGAAACCAAGGAATATATAAATAATTATTTAATAAGAGATTTGAATGAGGATAGGATTAATCTACCCTGCATAGTGCTGTCATCAAGATTTGATAGAAAGAAAAATCACAAAGGTGCAGTTTTAGCATTTGCAAAGGATAAAGCTCTGCAGCAAAAATCAAATCTTGTTATTGTATTGAGGGGAGTAGAAAATCCATTTGAGAACTACTCAAGCCTTAACAAAGAGGAAAAGGAAATAATGGATGAAATAATGGAAATTATTAAGGAATATAACCTTTATGGAAAGGTGAGCATGTTTCCAATTAATGGACAAAAACAGCTTGCTTCTGCATATAGGTGCTTTAGCCAAAAGGGTTCTGTATTTTGTTTGACTGCGCTTTACGAGCCATTCGGACTTGCGCCAATTGAGGCGATGTATGCAGGGCTTCCTGCCGTTGTAACTAAAAACGGTGGAACACTGGAAACTGTAGATAACGGAAAATATGGAGTTGTTGTTGACCCTGAAAACCCTGTCGACATTGCAAAGGGGCTTCATACTGCAATTGACAATTTTGCAATGTATAGGGGACTTGGAATAAAGCGAGTAGAGGAAAAATATACATGGAGAGCTACTGCAAAGGGTTACTTAGAGATAATCTCTTCTGCTTGTAATTTTGTATACGGGCAGAAACATACTTTGGTTTAA